A single genomic interval of Hafnia alvei harbors:
- the hybE gene encoding hydrogenase-2 assembly chaperone, with protein sequence MPSEHDLTAIGADEFWGFEQNPTDLLIEQYQQIAQDEMATLPFYRAEMPIVVEMQQYEGQWLGTVLTPWMLSVVILPGPDQVWSLRKLGERIALSLPRGDMTFMVGELPKTGQLLSCSLMSPIESHISADEGKALVTDTLKMLLSLPVQDSSASVNLSRRALFGKS encoded by the coding sequence ATGCCTTCTGAACATGATTTGACCGCTATCGGCGCTGATGAATTTTGGGGCTTTGAGCAAAATCCAACCGATCTTTTGATAGAGCAATATCAACAGATTGCGCAGGACGAGATGGCGACGTTGCCGTTCTATCGTGCCGAAATGCCGATCGTAGTTGAGATGCAGCAGTATGAAGGGCAGTGGCTCGGCACGGTATTAACGCCGTGGATGCTGAGCGTGGTGATTTTGCCGGGGCCGGATCAGGTCTGGTCTTTGCGCAAACTCGGTGAGCGGATTGCGCTTTCTCTGCCGCGCGGCGACATGACGTTTATGGTTGGCGAATTGCCTAAAACCGGTCAGCTGCTGTCTTGCTCATTGATGTCGCCGATTGAATCGCATATCAGCGCAGATGAAGGCAAGGCTTTGGTGACGGATACGTTGAAGATGCTGCTGTCGTTGCCGGTGCAGGATAGCAGTGCGAGTGTAAACCTGTCTCGACGTGCATTGTTTGGTAAGTCATAA
- a CDS encoding HyaD/HybD family hydrogenase maturation endopeptidase: MNTLILGIGNLLLSDEAVGVRIVERLERDYRFPEGVELMDGGTAGMELMEYMASRDHLIVADAVLSDSAPGSVITLCDDEVPAFFSRKISPHQLGLCDVLSALHLTDEFPQRLTLVGVVPESLEPHIGLTPAIEAAIPVAMDRIVQLLRNDGCQIEHKGAVHAF; the protein is encoded by the coding sequence ATGAATACGCTGATCTTAGGTATTGGTAACCTATTGCTCAGCGATGAGGCGGTTGGCGTACGCATCGTTGAGCGCCTAGAACGCGATTACCGTTTTCCTGAAGGCGTTGAGCTGATGGATGGCGGAACCGCGGGCATGGAGCTCATGGAGTACATGGCCAGCCGCGATCATCTGATTGTGGCTGATGCGGTACTCAGCGATAGCGCGCCCGGCAGCGTCATCACGCTATGTGACGATGAAGTTCCGGCGTTTTTTAGCCGGAAAATTTCACCGCACCAGCTAGGGCTGTGCGACGTGCTGTCTGCGTTACATCTCACCGATGAGTTTCCACAGCGTTTAACGCTGGTGGGCGTGGTGCCAGAGTCTCTGGAGCCGCATATTGGTCTGACGCCGGCGATTGAGGCGGCGATCCCTGTAGCCATGGATCGCATTGTTCAACTTCTGCGTAACGATGGATGCCAAATAGAGCATAAAGGAGCGGTGCATGCCTTCTGA
- the hybC gene encoding hydrogenase 2 large subunit, translated as MSQRITIDPITRIEGHLRIDCEIENGKVTKAWSSGTMWRGMEEIVKGNDPRDAWMIVQRICGVCTTIHAIASVRAVENAIGAEVPVNAQHIRNLIVAAHSIHDHIVHFYQLSALDWVDITSALNADPKKCEAMLKGVSTWSLNSSEEFAKVQQKIRDLVASGQLGIFANGYWGHKAMKLSPEVNLIAVAHYLQALECQRDANRVVAILGGKSPHIQNLAVGGVANPINLDAPSVLNLERLMYVKMFIERLGEFIEQVYKVDAAIIAANYPEWLSLGEGAKHYLSVPELPTDAKGGSFLLPGGYIENGDMANYRPITSHQDEWLIDGIAESCKHSWYKDDAILKPWEGKTEPNYTGWQDEGKYSWVKSPTFYGKVVEVGPLADLLVKLAAKHPDTVKHFNEVNGLYKTLNGKALQTEQLHSTMGRIIGRAVRCCVLKDTLLQQWQALIDNIGTGDHVAFIKPEILADKEYRGVGFEEAPRGMLSHWIVIKGGKIENYQAVVPSTWNSGPRNTNDEPGPYEQALIGTPIEDIEKPLEVVRTVHSFDPCMSCAVHVVDTRGGEVTKVKVL; from the coding sequence ATGAGCCAACGTATTACTATCGACCCGATCACCCGTATCGAGGGCCACCTGCGCATTGACTGCGAAATTGAAAACGGCAAAGTCACCAAGGCTTGGTCATCCGGCACCATGTGGCGCGGGATGGAAGAGATTGTCAAAGGTAACGACCCGCGCGATGCGTGGATGATCGTCCAGCGCATTTGTGGCGTTTGTACCACTATCCACGCCATTGCGTCGGTGCGTGCGGTGGAAAATGCGATCGGTGCTGAAGTGCCGGTGAATGCGCAGCATATCCGTAACTTGATCGTGGCCGCCCACAGCATCCACGACCATATCGTGCATTTTTACCAGCTATCGGCGCTGGACTGGGTGGATATCACCTCCGCGCTGAACGCCGATCCCAAAAAATGCGAAGCCATGCTGAAAGGTGTTTCAACGTGGTCGCTGAATAGCTCGGAAGAGTTTGCCAAGGTACAGCAGAAAATCCGCGATCTGGTCGCCAGCGGTCAACTGGGTATTTTCGCCAACGGCTATTGGGGCCACAAGGCGATGAAACTATCGCCGGAAGTGAATCTGATTGCGGTTGCCCACTATCTGCAAGCGCTTGAATGTCAGCGCGATGCCAACCGCGTGGTGGCGATTTTGGGCGGAAAATCCCCACATATCCAAAATTTGGCCGTGGGTGGCGTGGCTAACCCGATCAATCTGGATGCGCCAAGCGTGCTGAATCTGGAACGTTTGATGTATGTGAAGATGTTTATTGAACGTCTGGGCGAGTTCATTGAGCAGGTTTACAAAGTGGACGCGGCAATTATTGCGGCAAACTATCCAGAATGGCTGTCGTTGGGCGAAGGCGCGAAGCACTATTTAAGCGTGCCAGAGCTGCCAACCGATGCCAAAGGCGGCAGCTTCCTGCTGCCAGGTGGCTATATTGAAAATGGTGACATGGCTAACTATCGCCCCATCACCAGCCATCAGGACGAATGGTTGATCGACGGTATTGCCGAAAGCTGCAAACACTCTTGGTATAAAGACGATGCGATCTTAAAACCTTGGGAAGGCAAAACCGAACCGAACTACACCGGCTGGCAGGATGAGGGTAAATACTCATGGGTGAAATCCCCAACCTTCTACGGCAAAGTGGTGGAAGTTGGCCCACTGGCCGATCTGCTAGTCAAACTGGCGGCTAAGCATCCTGATACCGTAAAACACTTCAACGAAGTGAACGGTCTGTATAAAACGCTGAATGGCAAAGCATTACAAACCGAGCAGTTGCATTCCACCATGGGACGCATCATTGGCCGTGCGGTTCGCTGTTGCGTACTGAAAGATACCCTGCTGCAACAATGGCAGGCGCTGATCGACAATATCGGCACAGGCGATCACGTAGCCTTTATCAAGCCTGAAATTTTGGCAGATAAAGAGTATCGCGGCGTCGGCTTTGAAGAAGCACCGCGCGGTATGCTTTCGCATTGGATCGTGATTAAAGGCGGCAAGATCGAAAACTATCAGGCGGTGGTGCCTTCCACATGGAACTCTGGCCCGCGTAACACCAACGACGAGCCGGGTCCGTATGAGCAAGCGCTCATCGGCACGCCTATCGAGGATATCGAAAAGCCGTTGGAAGTGGTGCGCACCGTGCACTCTTTTGACCCATGCATGTCTTGCGCGGTGCACGTGGTGGATACGCGCGGTGGTGAAGTCACCAAGGTTAAGGTGTTGTGA
- the hybA gene encoding hydrogenase 2 operon protein HybA, which produces MNRRNFIKFASAGALAAGTVTSSTAQAAVENKPPIPGAVGMLYDSTLCVGCQACVAECQKLNKNQINPNGPQTWSNNDKLTPYTNNIIQVWQDGSGVNKDQVENGYAYIKKQCMHCVDPNCVSVCPVQALKKDPKTGIVHYDPDVCTGCRYCMVGCPFDIPKYDYHNPFGEIHKCQLCDQKGLERITKGQLPGCVEVCPTGAVIFGTRDDLLAEAKKRLAAKPGAEYAYPRQTLNGGDNYLHPLAKYQPYVYGEKEGGGTQVLVLAGVPYENLGMPKLAELSTGARSEHIQHTVYKGMILPLVVLTGLSVLIRRNTKNHHDGDDDHE; this is translated from the coding sequence GTGAACAGAAGAAACTTTATTAAGTTTGCCTCTGCGGGGGCGCTGGCAGCGGGCACGGTAACATCAAGTACCGCGCAGGCGGCGGTGGAAAACAAACCGCCGATCCCCGGTGCGGTCGGCATGCTGTATGACTCAACGCTGTGCGTAGGTTGCCAAGCCTGCGTGGCCGAGTGTCAGAAGCTGAATAAAAACCAGATCAATCCTAACGGGCCACAAACGTGGTCTAACAACGATAAATTAACGCCTTACACCAACAACATCATTCAGGTGTGGCAAGACGGTAGCGGCGTTAATAAAGATCAGGTCGAAAACGGCTACGCCTATATCAAGAAACAGTGCATGCACTGCGTAGACCCTAACTGTGTGTCGGTGTGTCCGGTACAGGCGCTGAAGAAAGATCCCAAAACTGGCATTGTGCATTACGACCCAGACGTCTGTACGGGCTGTCGTTACTGCATGGTGGGATGTCCATTCGACATTCCTAAATATGATTATCACAACCCGTTTGGTGAGATTCATAAGTGCCAGCTCTGCGACCAGAAAGGGCTTGAGCGCATTACTAAAGGCCAACTGCCGGGCTGCGTCGAGGTTTGCCCAACCGGTGCGGTAATCTTTGGTACGCGTGACGATCTGTTGGCTGAGGCCAAAAAGCGTCTAGCGGCAAAACCGGGGGCTGAATATGCCTATCCGCGTCAAACCCTGAACGGTGGTGATAACTATCTGCATCCGCTCGCCAAGTATCAGCCGTATGTCTACGGCGAAAAAGAGGGCGGAGGAACGCAGGTATTAGTGCTGGCGGGGGTGCCGTATGAAAACTTAGGCATGCCAAAACTGGCTGAACTCTCAACCGGCGCACGCTCTGAGCACATTCAGCACACTGTTTACAAAGGCATGATCTTGCCGCTGGTGGTTCTGACGGGGCTATCTGTGTTGATTCGTCGTAACACCAAAAACCACCATGATGGAGATGATGATCATGAGTGA